The DNA sequence GCCGATGAAGTTTCTTGTTGATGTTCATGCACATACCATAGCTTCTACTCATGCCTATAGCACGGTTCATGATTATCTGGCTGTGGCGAAAGAGAAGGGCATTAAGCTGTTTGCCATTACTGATCATGGGCCCGATATGGCTGATGCGCCGCACTTTTGGCACTTCGTCAACATGCGAGTATTGCCTCGAATTGTCGATGGTATCGGTGTGCTCCGAGGTATTGAAGCCAATATCAAAAACGAAAATGGTGATATTGATTTCTTTGGTAGTTATCTCAATGAATTAGACATCGTGCTAGCGGGATTTCACGAGCCAGTTTTTCAGCCATCCACTCAAACTACCCACACTCAGGCGTTAGTCAATTGCATTGAAAGTGGCAATGTCGATATCATCAGTCAT is a window from the Shewanella loihica PV-4 genome containing:
- a CDS encoding phosphatase → MKFLVDVHAHTIASTHAYSTVHDYLAVAKEKGIKLFAITDHGPDMADAPHFWHFVNMRVLPRIVDGIGVLRGIEANIKNENGDIDFFGSYLNELDIVLAGFHEPVFQPSTQTTHTQALVNCIESGNVDIISHPGNPAYPIDIKRVAEVAATHNVALEINNSSFLTSRKGSLKNCTAIARAVKEAGGYLVLGSDSHVAFSLGGFDKAIELIQEVDFPIERILNHSPKALLEFLTSRGHKGMDEYAEIV